A window of Candidatus Nitrospira allomarina genomic DNA:
TGATAAAGCAAGAAATGGGAAGGGAGCTAGACGGGGGGATAGACGCTCACCTTCCGGCGGGCGATTCCTCCTTCAAACTTAACGATCCCGTCTACTTTGGCAAAGAGGGTGTAGTCGCTTCCAAGTCCGACATTTGTCCCAGGAAAGAATTTTGTTCCGCGTTGACGAACGATGATGCTTCCGCCGCTCACCTTTTCGCCGGCATAGGCTTTGACGCCTAAATATTGTGGATTGCTATCGCGACCGTTGCGGGATGATCCGCCACCTTTTTTATGCGCCATGAGTCAAACCTCCAAAGTATTCTAAAGATCAAGGATTATGCCGATGCCACGATTTCAGTGATTCGAACTTCAGTGAATCCCTGACGATGGCCCTTGGTCCGTCGATAGTTTTTTCGTCGTTTCTTTTTGAAAATGGTAATGGACCGGGTTCGCGCATGCCGGATGATCTCTCCTTTGACTACTGCATCTGTAATCATGGGAGAGCCGACAATAGGCGCTTGGTCCGTTTGGACAAATCCCACTGAGTCGAATTGAATGATGGATCCGACATCGCCTTCAAGTGACTCGACTTGTAGAATACCGTTCGGTTCCGCCCGGTATTGTTTTCCACCTGTTTCGATAATTGCATACATGTTTTTAGCTCCTTAACAAACACGCATTTTGCCAGTATGTTTACATTTATGTCAAGATTTTAGTATATCATCACGCGTTCTTGATGCTTAGCAAAAAACTCTTCGCTCACATGCCTTGTCTATTTCAGCTACTGTCAATCGGAGAAGTATTCCTATGGTGACTGGTTCAAAAAAAATTTGGATGGATGGAGCCCTCGTCGATTGGGATGAGGCCTCGGTTCATGTTCTTACCCATTCTCTCCATTATGGTCTGGCGGCCTTTGAGGGGATCCGTTGTTATGAGGGCAAGGCCGGATCAAACATTTTTCGATTACAAGAGCATGTGGACCGGCTCTTTGAGTCTGCCCATATTACGATGATGCCCATGCCTTTTACCAAAAAAGAGGTGTCGGACGCCATTGTTGAGACGGTTCGGGTCAATCAATTGGCCTCCTGTTACATCCGCCCGATCGCCTATGTGGGGTACGGCGCAATGGGGGTGTACCCTGGTGACAACCCGATTCGTCTGGCTATTGCGGCTTGGCCATGGGGATCGTATCTAGGGGAAGATGCCTTGGTGCAAGGCATCAGGGCAAAAATTTCATCCTTTACCCGGCATCATGTGAATGTATCTATGACCCGGGCAAAAATCTCGGGATATTACGTCAATTCGATTTTAGCCAAATGGGAGGCGAAGAAGTCAGGATATGCCGAATGTATTCTCCTTGATCCTGATGGATATGTCTCTGAGGGAACAGGAGAAAACGTGTTTATTGTGAAAAAGGGAGTTCTAAAAACGACTCCCTTGACCTCGATCCTGGACGGGATTACCCGGAATTCGATCCTTGAAATGGCGAGAGCCAAAAACATCCCGGTGATTGAGGAGCGGTTTACCCGCGATGCGATGTATGTGGCAGATGAAATATTTCTTACCGGAACCGCTGCCGAAGTGACACCGGTTCGCGAATTGGATGATCGAAAAATCGGCGAAGGTAGGCCAGGGGCTCTCACAAAATGCCTGCAGGATAATTTCTTTAGAATTGTGCGTGGCGAAGAACCTGCGTATGCCAATTGGCTGACTCCAATTTAGGAGTGGCCCTTCTCACTCAGGTGGCCCCACGATCCTGGGCCATTCCACCATTTGTCAAAAATAGTTGCCGACTCAGTAAAGAATATTTATGGAGCAGTCGGGGCGGGAGTGGTCTCTGCCTGGGGTTCAGCTGTGCCGGTTTCAGTTGGAGGAGTTGTCTCAGTGGTCGCTGGAGAGGACGTTTCATGGTGTGAGGTTGGGTGAAGATCTATTACGGTGGACGAGGTATTGGCCTGTTTAGACAGTAATGCCAGGCTGAGCGATGTCAGCATAAACACAATAGCCGCTCCCACTGTGATCTTGCTTAGAAACGTACCGGGGCCCCGGCTTCCAAACACCGTTTGAGAAGACCCTCCAAATGAAGCACCGATCTCAGCGCCTTTTCCTGCCTGGAGCAAGATGGCGGCAATCATGAGAAAACAGACAATGATATGAAGAATGACGGTCAGGGTATACATAATGTGTACGTGTTCGTTGGAGTGTTCCTGGTTAATTGGAAGAAGCTAATTCGGCTATCTTAACAAAGGATTCGGAATTCAAACAAGCTTTTCCCACGAGAGCCCCATTAATTTGTGAAGATTGAAAGAGACTTTTGGCATTGTCCTGAGTCACGCTCCCACCGTAAATGATTGTGGTCTGATCAGGTTTGATGCCCCATTGCCTGGCAAGAAAAGACCGGATATGGCCATGGACCTCGGCTGCCTGGTCGACGGTAGCCGCCTGGCCGGTCCCAATGGCCCAGACCGGTTCGTAGGCGATGGTGATCCTCGCAAAATCTTTTGATTCGAGACCTTCAAGACCGGTTTGTAATTGCTGTTGAATGACGGCCTGGGTTTTATTTGACTGACGCTCTTCAAGACGTTCCCCGACACATAAAATTGGTAGGAGGTCATGGTGGAAGGCGGCGTGGATTTTTTTATTAATAGCCTGGTCGGTTTCTCCAAAAATATGCCGTCGTTCGGAATGTCCAATAATGACATAGTGGCAGCCGACGTCCCGTAGCATGGGTGGCGAAATTTCTCCGGTAAAGGCGCCCTCGTCACTCGCACAGGTATTTTGAGCGGCCAATTGGATGGGCGTGGAAGCCAGCAGGCGTGAAACTGCTGGCAACGACACGAATGGAGGAGCGATGGCCAATTCTACTGACGCCTGTGGTTGATAAATTTGGAGAATATCCTTCACCAGCGACTCGGCCTGGGAAATCGTTTTGTGCATTTTCCAATTGCCGACAATGAATCGACGTAACATGAGGACCTCTGAACTTTTGGAAGTGAAAAAAGGGGGGCGTTGGGATCAAAGACGATCGGGTAAGGCTGCAAGCCCCGGCATATGCTTGCCTTCCAGGAGTTGAAGGGCCGCACCACCACCGGTTGAAATGAACGACATGCTTTCCGATTCTCCGGCTCGATACACGGCGAGAGCCGTATCTCCTCCTCCCACAATTGTTTTCGCATAGGCATTGGCCACAGCATGGGCCATTGCATAGGTCCCGCGTGAAAATGCATCACGCTCAAAGACTCCCATGGGGCCATTCCACAAAATGGTTTTGGCGTTTTGGACGGCTTCACTAAACAGGCGGACTGATGCGGGCCCGATGTCCATGCCATACCAGCCCGCGGGGATTTCCTGCACCGGGACAATTTTTGTTTCCGCTTCAGGGTCGAGACTGGCGGCGACAACACAATCGACGGGAAGATAGAATTTGATTTTTTGAGCCATCGCCTGTTCGTGAATGCGTTTGGCAAAGTCCAGCATGTCTTTTTCGACGAGAGATTGGCCGATTTCCAATCCCATGGCCTTGATAAAGGTAAACGCCATGCCGCCACCGATGATGACTTTATCGACCACCTTGCCAAGATTTTCAATGACCCCGATTTTCCCGGAAACCTTGGCCCCTCCCAAAATGGCCACAAACGGACGAACAGGGTTCTCCACCGTGCCTTCCAGAGCTTCAACTTCCCGTTTCATCAGAAATCCTGCCGCAGATACTTTCACATATTTGGTGATGCCGACAGTGGAGGCATGAGACCGGTGGGCGGTTCCAAAGGCATCATTGATGTACACATCTGCCAATGAGGCCAATTGGGACGAGAACTGGTCGTCGTTTTTTTCTTCTTCCGGATGAAAGCGCAGATTTTCTAATACCACTACGTCGCCGGGTTTGGCTTTGTTGACGACAGCTTCAACGGTCGGCCCAATGCAATCGCCAACAAATTCAACCGGTTTATTTAATAGTCGCTGGAGTCGCTTGGCCACGGGAGCCAGGCTGAGTGCCTGGTTGATGGTTCCATCCGGGCGTCCCAGGTGGGAACAGAGAATGACGACAGCGTTTTCATCTACAGCACGGTTGATGGTGGGAAGGGCGGCCCGAATCCTGGAATCGTCCGTGATCTGGCAGGAGTCATCGAGGGGAACGTTAAAATCCACGCGAATGAGTACGCGTTTGTTGCGGAGGTCAACCTGATCAATGGTTTGTTTTTTTAAATGCTTCATGCCTTCTTTTGCCTTCCGATGCCGATGGTTCGCGGGGGAAAGCCGGTTACATTTGTGATGATGCGATATCTAACGGTGTTGAGCGAGAACATTGATCAGATCGTGCAAGCGGCACGAATATCCCCATTCATTGTCATACCAGGCAAATACCTTAACGAGCCGTTTATTGATGACGGAAGTGAGAGGTGCGTCCACGGTGGCAGAATATGAACACCCATTGAGATCACTGGAAACAATGGGGGCTTCAGAGACCTGCAAGTAACCCTTCAACGAGCTCTGGGCAGCTTGTTGAAAGGCCGCGTTCACCGTTGCCGCATCACAATCGCGTTCGACTTCAACTGAAAGATCAATGAGCGATACATTGGGGGTCGGCACTCGAATGGCCATGCCATCAATCTTCCCTTTTAATTCCGGGATGACCAGGTATAACGCTTTGGCCGCCCCGGTTGATGTAGGAATCATGGATAAGGTGGCCGCCCGTGCCCGGCGTAAATCCTTATGAGGCAAATCAAGCAGTTGTTGATCGTTGGTATACGAATGAATGGTGGTCATAAACCCGTGCTTGATGCCGAATTCCTGTAAAAGAACTTTCGACACGGGAGCGAGACAATTGGTCGTACAGGAGGCGTTTGATATGATGGTGTGTTGTTGAGGATTGTAGTCGGAGTCATTCACGCCCAACACGATCGTGATATCCGGATCTTTGGCAGGTGCTGAAATGATAACCCGTTTGGCTCCGGCCGAAATGTGTTGTCCCGCGCTTTTCCTGTCGGTAAAACGCCCAGTGCATTCGACCACGAAATCAATCTGGTGTTCTTTCCATGGCAAGGCCTGTGGGTCTTTGATGGCCAGAATCTGAATCTGTTTCCCATTGACTGTCAGAAAGTCCGGTCCGTGTT
This region includes:
- the rpmA gene encoding 50S ribosomal protein L27, coding for MAHKKGGGSSRNGRDSNPQYLGVKAYAGEKVSGGSIIVRQRGTKFFPGTNVGLGSDYTLFAKVDGIVKFEGGIARRKVSVYPPV
- the rplU gene encoding 50S ribosomal protein L21; amino-acid sequence: MYAIIETGGKQYRAEPNGILQVESLEGDVGSIIQFDSVGFVQTDQAPIVGSPMITDAVVKGEIIRHARTRSITIFKKKRRKNYRRTKGHRQGFTEVRITEIVASA
- a CDS encoding branched-chain amino acid transaminase, with amino-acid sequence MVTGSKKIWMDGALVDWDEASVHVLTHSLHYGLAAFEGIRCYEGKAGSNIFRLQEHVDRLFESAHITMMPMPFTKKEVSDAIVETVRVNQLASCYIRPIAYVGYGAMGVYPGDNPIRLAIAAWPWGSYLGEDALVQGIRAKISSFTRHHVNVSMTRAKISGYYVNSILAKWEAKKSGYAECILLDPDGYVSEGTGENVFIVKKGVLKTTPLTSILDGITRNSILEMARAKNIPVIEERFTRDAMYVADEIFLTGTAAEVTPVRELDDRKIGEGRPGALTKCLQDNFFRIVRGEEPAYANWLTPI
- the secG gene encoding preprotein translocase subunit SecG, with product MYTLTVILHIIVCFLMIAAILLQAGKGAEIGASFGGSSQTVFGSRGPGTFLSKITVGAAIVFMLTSLSLALLSKQANTSSTVIDLHPTSHHETSSPATTETTPPTETGTAEPQAETTPAPTAP
- the tpiA gene encoding triose-phosphate isomerase, with translation MLRRFIVGNWKMHKTISQAESLVKDILQIYQPQASVELAIAPPFVSLPAVSRLLASTPIQLAAQNTCASDEGAFTGEISPPMLRDVGCHYVIIGHSERRHIFGETDQAINKKIHAAFHHDLLPILCVGERLEERQSNKTQAVIQQQLQTGLEGLESKDFARITIAYEPVWAIGTGQAATVDQAAEVHGHIRSFLARQWGIKPDQTTIIYGGSVTQDNAKSLFQSSQINGALVGKACLNSESFVKIAELASSN
- a CDS encoding phosphoglycerate kinase — its product is MKHLKKQTIDQVDLRNKRVLIRVDFNVPLDDSCQITDDSRIRAALPTINRAVDENAVVILCSHLGRPDGTINQALSLAPVAKRLQRLLNKPVEFVGDCIGPTVEAVVNKAKPGDVVVLENLRFHPEEEKNDDQFSSQLASLADVYINDAFGTAHRSHASTVGITKYVKVSAAGFLMKREVEALEGTVENPVRPFVAILGGAKVSGKIGVIENLGKVVDKVIIGGGMAFTFIKAMGLEIGQSLVEKDMLDFAKRIHEQAMAQKIKFYLPVDCVVAASLDPEAETKIVPVQEIPAGWYGMDIGPASVRLFSEAVQNAKTILWNGPMGVFERDAFSRGTYAMAHAVANAYAKTIVGGGDTALAVYRAGESESMSFISTGGGAALQLLEGKHMPGLAALPDRL
- the gap gene encoding type I glyceraldehyde-3-phosphate dehydrogenase, with protein sequence MSIRVAINGFGRIGRNFFRTCFKDPAIKIVAINDLTDSKTLAHLLTYDSIHGKFQADIQHGPDFLTVNGKQIQILAIKDPQALPWKEHQIDFVVECTGRFTDRKSAGQHISAGAKRVIISAPAKDPDITIVLGVNDSDYNPQQHTIISNASCTTNCLAPVSKVLLQEFGIKHGFMTTIHSYTNDQQLLDLPHKDLRRARAATLSMIPTSTGAAKALYLVIPELKGKIDGMAIRVPTPNVSLIDLSVEVERDCDAATVNAAFQQAAQSSLKGYLQVSEAPIVSSDLNGCSYSATVDAPLTSVINKRLVKVFAWYDNEWGYSCRLHDLINVLAQHR